CCCCTTACAGAAACGTGGGATTGTGTAGCTACTTGTTTCTTCATTGACACTGCCCACAATGTTCTCGATTACATTGAAACCATCTGGAATATTCTAAAGCCTGGTGGTGTTTGGTTGAATTTGGGTAAGTCacagatttattattatactcctaataattttcagttaaatattatgtacttctCAAATGCTGAATTTGCAGGTGTGGTtgaaagtttgttttgtttgtttgttctcaaAGGTCCTCTTCTTTACCACTTTGAGAATATGGCTAATGAATTATCCATAGAGCTGAGCTATGAAGACATAAAGGCTGTTGCTATGAAATATGGATTTGTCCTGGAGGTAAATAATAACCAGCTTACTGTTTTCCTCCAAGATATTTGTATTTATAAGAATAAAGTGGTTGTTATATGTAGAATAAcgggtttctttttttaaattaacagttGGAGAGGGAGTCTGTTCCTAGCACATACACAGAGAACGATCGCTCCATGCTTAAGTATCTTTATGACTCTGTCTTTTTTATTGTACGGAAACCTGCAGAACAGTTGATCAATGGAGATAAGGCACTTAAAGACAGCCAAACTGAAGATTCTTCACACACAAAAAGCTCAACATGACCATTAAATGGATGGCTGAAGCTCTGGATGATATCACAGACAACCGGCCCAATAATAACTTATGGATTTCAATAATTTTAGCAACTTCCTGATAATACAAAAAGACTGGAGCTTTATTATGTGCTGAATTATTTCAGATTTACCAAAAAAGTATGTCATGTTTTGGTTCCTCATTTAACAGTCATGTTCCTCAGGTTTTGGGTGCTGCTTCACTTTATGCTAATGCCACTTATCACTCGACAGGTACATTTCAGTGTTTTTCTTGCAGTTGTTTACATTAATATCTTCCATGTCCAAACTCGTAGAGTGACAGACTCTGGTCTGGATCTTACACAGATACTCCTCCAGCCTCTTTGAGGAAATTTGCTGGCCATCAAAATTGTAATAGTTGGCAGCGCTGAAATAAAGTTGTTTTAAACTTACATGATTTTCATGATCTTGtacatataatgtaataaaatttttACAAACACAAACTAGAATAGgcttattgttttatataaatggtttttggaaacctttgggtttatttttcgtCACACAAATTTGACAATAATGTTTTTGGGTCATTGGTTAACCCTTCTGCATTGTTTATTGTCTTTTTCATGTTATTTTTGCATGTTACAATGCACACAACAAAAATATGTATGTTTATTAACCTTTTAATTTTTCAACATCATTATTTGTCATAATTGTGTTTTTACACTACAGGTACAGAGAATAGTTCACACCGGACCTGTTCCAGTTGAAACCCTTTAAAACCTTAATACAGTATTTCTTTCAGTGTttgttataattcattcattttcttttcagctaagtccctttattaatcaggggtcgccgcagcagaatgaaccgccaacttatccaacatatgttatTATGAAGcaaatgcctttccagccgcaacccagcactgggaaacacccatacacttgcattcacacacatacactacggccaatttagcttattcaattcacctatgctgCATGTCATtgaactgtggggtaaaccggatcacccagagaaaacctatgtaaacacagggagaacatgcaaactccacatagaaatgccaactggcccagcggggattcgaaccagtgacattcttgctgtgcgGTGATGGCACTACCCACTGTACCGAGTCGTTGGCAAGGTTTcacagattttatatatatataaaacctggTGTGTATATTTTGGCACATCTGGCACTCCGCATGTTTGGTATGAGTAGCTAGTAAACACTTCCTGTTGTTGTTCACTGTGCAGGGTTAGGTGAATGTCTGAGCTTACATGTGGACTCGGTCTTTAGCCAGATCCTTCTTGTCCCCCCTTGGAGCCCAAATGAGTTTagattatgtatttttaattatatgaATGTGTTGGTATGGATAACAGAGTTTGTTCTGACAATCTGAGAAATGTTTATATGAGTGAgtgttagtttagttttttccagtctgaaatattttaaaatcttcttAGCCTAGTATATGTACAaatgtatgcatgcatttttttttgtttgtttttaataatgtatttaacaaATTTTCAGGCAATACagatacaacaacaaacaagtgaacaGAAAGGGgggagaattttttttaactataatacgagttaaattgaacaaaataaaaaaaggatcaATAAAATTAGAGATATTGCATATTCATACACCACAAACCTTCACAAGATTTGACCTCATTAAATCAACCCTCTGGAGGTTATGTTTAAACCAAAAAAAGTGGTGTTTTGTGTTTGgcaatttttaaattgtattaattatatgtgttattattacttgtattataatataatttagactttttgtgTTGTTCGACCTCTTTGGCCACGGAGGGCGCTGTATTCACACATGCGTTTCAACTTCATTTACGGCACCAATGTCGTAAACAGCTGGGGAACTGCATGCATCTGCGAACTAAACAGCTACACTTTCATAGAGTTTAAACTTCAACATTTTGCAATTATTTGGTCGCACACATGACCAAACGGACCGCAGAAAACGTTTTGTCGCCTGAAGTCCCTCACAAAAGATGTTTTCGTTCTGTCTCCAACAAACCATTCGGAGGCGTGAATGTTATCCAAAACGCCTCGCTATTACCATTAGATGAACAGCGCTGCAGAAAAAGACCGAGCACTGTCGAAGACCAGCTGGACAGAGATAACTTACCAAGAAAAGTGGCTGCAAGCAGGGTTAATACAGTGACGGTTGAGAAGAACACATGCCAGTCTAGAACA
This Danio aesculapii chromosome 5, fDanAes4.1, whole genome shotgun sequence DNA region includes the following protein-coding sequences:
- the wu:fa19b12 gene encoding uncharacterized protein wu:fa19b12 codes for the protein MTKRTAENVLSPEVPHKRCFRSVSNKPFGGVNVIQNASLLPLDEQRCRKRPSTVEDQLDRDNLPRKVAASRVNTVTVEKNTCQSRTFEDDDDDDDGRPVTRRPSRALQPESNKQPDEQNKHSAGDKVMHSDEDLSSFNSFQFWRVPLPELDLSLLEGEPCSETMET